From the Prosthecobacter fusiformis genome, one window contains:
- a CDS encoding type II toxin-antitoxin system RelE/ParE family toxin, giving the protein MGCHLINPLAFPQASAGRRKAHVKRFPYSIFYRVHADRVRILSVRHDKRHPNYGTGRK; this is encoded by the coding sequence ATTGGATGCCATCTCATCAACCCACTCGCATTCCCTCAAGCGAGTGCAGGCAGGCGGAAAGCTCATGTTAAACGCTTTCCATACTCGATCTTCTATCGCGTCCATGCAGATCGTGTGCGCATCCTGTCTGTCCGCCACGACAAAAGGCATCCCAATTACGGCACGGGAAGGAAGTAA
- a CDS encoding 3-keto-disaccharide hydrolase produces MITSRRHLILLATLGFTAFAQAAENPFMGRWALTLDGGRAGWLGVDEKEGVLSSSVLWGGGSVVPTQTTKLEGDSLLITRISKPKDKPDAPTTTETLTIKVSGDTLTGSTVKTKPDGKPFGQGSFTGKRIPAIPATPDLAKVKFGEPVTLFNGKDLTGWRLIKPDDLSGWSVEDGTLINRVVKEKDKHFGNLRTDAEFEDFNLKLEVRTQKNSNSGIYLRGIYEVQVAESYGKPLDPHNMGGLYSRITPSVAAEKPIGEWQTMDITLVDRHLTVILNGKNIIDNQPVLGCTGGALTSDEFKPGPLFLQGDHTNVDYRNIVLRPVVK; encoded by the coding sequence ATGATCACTTCACGCCGTCATCTTATTCTCCTGGCCACCCTCGGCTTCACCGCCTTTGCCCAGGCCGCTGAAAACCCCTTCATGGGCCGCTGGGCTCTGACCCTGGACGGCGGCCGTGCCGGCTGGCTCGGCGTCGATGAAAAAGAAGGTGTCCTCTCCTCTAGCGTCCTCTGGGGCGGCGGCAGCGTGGTCCCCACACAGACCACCAAACTGGAAGGGGATAGCCTCCTCATCACCCGCATCTCCAAGCCCAAAGACAAGCCAGATGCCCCGACCACCACGGAAACCCTCACCATCAAAGTTTCCGGCGATACCCTCACCGGCAGCACCGTGAAGACCAAACCCGATGGCAAGCCTTTCGGCCAAGGCTCCTTCACCGGCAAACGCATCCCCGCCATCCCGGCTACACCGGATCTCGCCAAGGTCAAGTTTGGTGAACCCGTCACCCTGTTCAATGGCAAGGACCTCACCGGCTGGCGCTTGATCAAGCCGGATGACCTCAGCGGCTGGAGCGTCGAAGACGGCACCCTGATCAACCGTGTGGTTAAAGAAAAGGACAAGCACTTCGGCAACCTCCGCACCGACGCCGAATTCGAAGACTTCAACCTCAAGCTCGAAGTCCGCACCCAGAAAAACAGCAATAGCGGCATCTACCTCCGCGGCATTTACGAAGTCCAAGTCGCTGAGTCCTACGGCAAGCCCCTGGACCCGCATAACATGGGCGGCCTCTACAGCCGCATCACCCCATCCGTCGCCGCTGAAAAGCCGATTGGTGAATGGCAGACGATGGACATCACCCTCGTGGACCGCCACCTGACCGTGATCCTCAATGGCAAAAACATCATTGATAACCAGCCCGTCCTCGGCTGCACCGGCGGTGCCCTAACCAGCGACGAATTCAAACCCGGCCCCCTCTTCCTCCAGGGCGACCACACCAACGTGGACTACCGCAACATCGTCCTCCGCCCCGTGGTGAAATAG
- the serA gene encoding phosphoglycerate dehydrogenase — protein MAQQFKILIAGNNDPISSKGIDLLKAEPSFSVEVNMDLKAEDAMVEASRDAHAIIVRSGAKVTSKVLDAAPLLKVVGRAGVGVDNIDVPVASKRGVVVMNTPGGNTISTAEQAFTLMMALSRKTPQAHATIVSGKWDRKNFQGTEVYGKTLVVLGMGRIGAEFAKRAKAFGMRVVAYDPYLSKNRAESLGVELCEDLDAAIVQADYITMHMPLTPETKHMINAKRLASLKKSCRIINCARGGLIDDAALAEALTNGTIAGAALDVFEVEPPPADYPLLKAPNTVFTPHLGASTEEAQENVGIEIAEVIKAHLLQGTVVNAVNMPNVDPKTLADLGPFLKFGELLGRLLSQFAPARSNVVSINYSGKVGTGDTTLISRSVLKGFLERAVGAEQVNYINANGVAEGLGLRTTESRVPDASEFTDLIEVQASNGTETASIAGTFFAGEPRIVKVNGRHIETRPEGTLLLIENQDRPGMIAAYSTILGKHKINIADMSLSRNKEGGTALTLLTLDSTPSQAVIAELESIEGISRVHCVVV, from the coding sequence ATGGCCCAGCAGTTCAAGATTCTCATCGCCGGTAACAACGACCCTATTTCGAGCAAAGGTATCGATCTCCTCAAAGCGGAGCCGTCCTTTTCCGTCGAGGTGAACATGGACCTAAAGGCGGAAGACGCCATGGTGGAAGCCTCCCGTGACGCCCATGCGATCATCGTCCGCAGCGGTGCCAAAGTGACTTCCAAAGTCCTCGACGCAGCCCCTCTTCTCAAAGTCGTCGGCCGTGCAGGCGTCGGCGTGGATAACATTGATGTCCCAGTCGCTAGCAAGCGCGGCGTGGTGGTCATGAATACCCCCGGTGGCAATACGATTTCCACGGCAGAGCAGGCCTTCACCCTGATGATGGCTCTTTCCCGCAAGACTCCCCAGGCCCACGCGACCATCGTCAGCGGCAAGTGGGACCGCAAAAACTTCCAGGGTACCGAAGTCTATGGTAAGACCCTCGTCGTCCTCGGCATGGGCCGCATTGGAGCCGAATTCGCCAAGCGCGCCAAGGCCTTTGGCATGCGTGTGGTGGCCTATGACCCTTATCTTTCCAAGAACCGCGCCGAAAGCCTGGGCGTGGAACTGTGTGAAGACCTGGATGCCGCCATCGTGCAGGCAGACTACATCACGATGCACATGCCTCTGACACCAGAGACCAAGCACATGATCAATGCGAAGCGTCTGGCCTCGCTCAAGAAAAGCTGCCGTATCATTAACTGCGCCCGTGGTGGTCTGATTGATGATGCCGCCCTGGCTGAGGCCCTGACCAACGGTACCATCGCCGGTGCTGCTCTGGACGTCTTCGAAGTCGAGCCGCCACCTGCGGACTATCCGTTGCTGAAGGCTCCGAATACCGTCTTCACCCCGCACCTGGGTGCTTCCACTGAAGAAGCCCAGGAAAACGTGGGTATTGAGATTGCCGAAGTGATCAAGGCGCACCTGCTTCAGGGCACCGTGGTCAATGCGGTTAACATGCCCAACGTGGATCCGAAGACACTCGCCGACCTGGGGCCCTTCCTCAAATTTGGTGAACTGCTCGGCCGCCTGCTTTCCCAGTTCGCGCCTGCTCGTTCCAATGTCGTCAGCATCAATTACAGCGGCAAAGTAGGAACAGGAGACACCACGCTCATTTCACGCTCCGTGCTCAAAGGTTTCCTGGAACGCGCTGTCGGTGCCGAGCAGGTAAACTACATCAATGCTAACGGCGTGGCCGAAGGCCTGGGCCTGCGCACCACCGAAAGCCGCGTGCCGGACGCCAGCGAATTCACCGACCTGATCGAAGTCCAGGCCTCCAACGGAACTGAAACTGCCAGCATCGCCGGCACCTTCTTTGCCGGTGAGCCGCGCATCGTCAAGGTCAATGGCCGTCACATTGAAACCCGTCCCGAAGGCACACTGCTGCTGATCGAAAACCAGGACCGCCCCGGCATGATCGCCGCTTACTCGACGATCCTCGGCAAGCACAAGATCAACATCGCGGACATGTCCCTAAGCCGGAACAAAGAAGGCGGTACCGCCCTGACCCTGCTGACCCTGGATTCAACCCCAAGCCAGGCCGTTATCGCCGAGCTGGAATCTATCGAAGGCATCAGCCGCGTGCATTGCGTGGTGGTTTAA
- a CDS encoding BPSS1187 family protein, whose amino-acid sequence MKYLLLLPFLALSAHAAAPAFNDPNPQRYDITKRASEIDPEAKEHPEIGFVFADKKGAPQDIEHANVDTRVAPQGKLMIWLMGYNGTLFEKVNSYGIHAIQVHYANKWFGMIPDERRDDGKSLGNMRLEVTTGVDSSDLCAIPKPDSMMERSFQFVKYLAKENPQGKWEQFLNEKGDGLDWEKVIISGASHGATSSARFAKHQKVGRVVCFCGPRDQLDEWQGYPSATPENRYFGFSHVLDGGWSGDHYCRSWEMIGLHKFGPIVEVDGSAPPFANSRRLTTDFDVKGDAKRAHSSVTPGKAAAKGPNGEFLHEAVWHYLFNHPVDQAGTAVPQDEDCLKDQKK is encoded by the coding sequence ATGAAATACCTCCTTCTCCTGCCTTTCTTGGCGCTCTCGGCTCATGCCGCTGCCCCTGCGTTTAATGATCCTAACCCGCAACGTTATGACATCACTAAACGCGCCAGTGAGATTGATCCGGAGGCCAAGGAGCATCCGGAGATCGGGTTTGTATTCGCCGATAAAAAGGGAGCCCCGCAGGATATCGAGCATGCCAATGTGGATACACGCGTGGCCCCTCAGGGGAAACTCATGATCTGGCTCATGGGTTACAACGGCACCTTGTTTGAAAAGGTGAACAGCTATGGCATCCATGCCATCCAGGTGCACTACGCGAACAAATGGTTTGGCATGATCCCGGACGAGCGTCGGGATGATGGCAAAAGCCTGGGCAACATGCGCCTCGAAGTGACTACCGGGGTGGATAGCTCCGACCTCTGCGCCATCCCAAAACCGGACAGCATGATGGAACGCTCCTTTCAGTTCGTGAAATACCTCGCCAAAGAAAATCCGCAGGGCAAATGGGAACAGTTCCTCAATGAAAAAGGCGATGGCCTCGACTGGGAAAAGGTCATCATCTCCGGTGCCTCCCATGGGGCCACCAGCTCTGCCCGTTTTGCCAAGCATCAAAAAGTGGGTCGCGTCGTCTGCTTCTGCGGCCCGCGTGACCAGCTCGACGAATGGCAGGGCTACCCCTCCGCTACACCGGAAAACCGTTACTTCGGTTTCAGCCACGTTCTGGATGGCGGCTGGAGCGGCGACCACTACTGCCGCTCCTGGGAAATGATAGGCCTGCATAAATTCGGCCCAATCGTGGAAGTGGATGGCAGCGCCCCGCCCTTTGCAAACTCACGCCGCCTGACCACGGACTTCGACGTCAAAGGAGATGCCAAGCGGGCCCATAGCTCCGTCACCCCTGGCAAAGCCGCCGCTAAAGGCCCCAATGGTGAGTTCCTCCATGAAGCCGTCTGGCACTATCTCTTCAATCATCCCGTGGACCAAGCCGGCACCGCCGTCCCCCAGGATGAAGATTGTCTGAAGGATCAGAAAAAATAA
- a CDS encoding PVC-type heme-binding CxxCH protein: MPSTTLKKSTLAIAALGLIGLPALALHTKNAGPAEVEIKFNLPPPAPLSPEEAMKTFKIEEGFRLELVASEPMIEAPIAISFDDQGRLYVVEMRGYMRDKEGSTEDEPTGRIKLLEDTDGDGKMDKDTVFLDELVMPRSVMAVNGGALVAVPPNLYFCKDTDSDGKADLKEIVATDFGTAGGQPEHMANTPVWAMDNAIWSAGYSSRFRLRGGVWQKDTGLGRGQYGLCQDDQGRLYFNYNSDFLRCDLLPTEAFSRNPLLRNATSVNAKVAIDQTVWPSHATPGVNRGYDAKTLRSDGTLTKATATCGALIYRGEAFPPAYYGNAFIPEPAANLIKRMIVTEKDGMVTANHAVKDREFLTSTDERFRPVQATNAPDGSVYIVDMYRGIIQHSSFLTHYLLANIDARKLAQPYDMGRIWRIVPDNDSPVKATKVPAETEDRIAMLSHANGWVRDTAQRLLVESADAKAAPALIELLQSASAKPLARLHALWTLDGLGALTPDVLRGLLKETDVSLKAAAVRLAGRDLAPELLALTSETDALIRAQLAIKLSSINLPDTDAALAKLLASGAGSNLLAREGAMTGLRGREDAFAKLVAELATNDNKASTSPVLELLGNLIAMANKAQPFENALTLAASLPKGSAAQAILVKGLSATTSGSSKSAVKAKMLWLDKEPESLAVLKKLLSTRSASHFASIDSRLAWEGKPGAPKPPKIVPLNEAQQARFEKGKVIYAGLCAACHQPHGYGLDGLAPPLVDSEWVLGKPEFATRIVLHGLAGPVRVSGRTWNLAMPPLPHLTDDDIASVVTYLRREWEHNASPVEPKDVTKLRAQYKDRVGMWTSEELNPPKKK, from the coding sequence ATGCCCTCCACCACCCTGAAAAAATCCACCCTCGCCATCGCCGCATTGGGCCTGATCGGCCTGCCAGCACTGGCATTGCACACGAAGAACGCCGGTCCGGCTGAGGTCGAAATCAAGTTCAACCTTCCCCCTCCCGCTCCCCTCTCCCCAGAGGAAGCGATGAAGACCTTCAAGATTGAAGAGGGATTCCGCCTGGAGTTGGTCGCCTCCGAGCCGATGATCGAAGCCCCCATCGCCATCAGTTTCGATGACCAGGGCCGCCTGTATGTCGTGGAAATGCGCGGCTACATGCGTGATAAAGAAGGCAGCACCGAAGACGAACCTACTGGCCGCATCAAGCTGCTGGAAGACACCGATGGCGACGGTAAAATGGACAAGGACACCGTCTTTCTGGACGAGCTCGTCATGCCCCGCTCCGTCATGGCCGTCAATGGCGGTGCCCTTGTCGCAGTTCCACCTAACCTTTATTTCTGCAAGGATACCGATAGCGACGGCAAGGCCGACCTGAAGGAAATCGTGGCCACAGATTTCGGTACCGCCGGGGGTCAGCCGGAGCACATGGCCAATACACCCGTCTGGGCCATGGATAACGCCATCTGGAGCGCCGGTTATAGCAGCCGCTTCCGCCTGCGCGGCGGTGTTTGGCAAAAGGATACCGGCCTAGGCCGTGGCCAGTATGGTCTCTGCCAGGACGATCAGGGCCGTCTTTATTTCAACTACAACTCTGACTTCCTGCGCTGTGACCTGCTGCCCACGGAGGCCTTCTCCCGCAACCCGCTGCTGCGCAATGCAACCAGTGTGAATGCCAAGGTCGCTATCGACCAGACCGTGTGGCCTTCCCACGCGACACCGGGCGTCAACCGCGGTTATGATGCCAAGACCCTGCGCTCCGATGGCACCCTGACCAAGGCCACCGCCACCTGCGGTGCGCTGATCTATCGCGGAGAAGCCTTCCCCCCAGCCTACTATGGCAATGCCTTCATTCCCGAGCCTGCCGCCAACCTCATCAAACGCATGATCGTCACGGAAAAAGACGGCATGGTTACCGCCAATCATGCCGTAAAGGATCGCGAATTCCTGACCTCCACAGACGAGCGCTTCCGCCCCGTCCAGGCCACCAATGCTCCGGATGGCTCTGTTTACATTGTGGACATGTATCGCGGCATCATTCAGCACAGCAGCTTCCTCACCCACTATTTGCTGGCTAACATTGATGCCCGCAAGCTGGCCCAGCCCTATGACATGGGCCGCATCTGGCGCATCGTGCCGGACAACGACAGCCCCGTAAAAGCCACCAAAGTTCCTGCCGAAACAGAAGACCGCATCGCCATGCTCAGCCACGCCAACGGCTGGGTCCGCGACACTGCTCAGCGTCTCCTGGTGGAATCCGCCGATGCCAAGGCCGCACCGGCCCTCATCGAACTGCTGCAATCCGCCAGCGCCAAGCCCCTCGCCCGTCTTCATGCTCTGTGGACCCTCGATGGTCTCGGCGCACTTACACCGGATGTCCTGCGCGGCCTCTTGAAGGAAACCGATGTCAGTTTAAAAGCTGCCGCTGTGCGCCTCGCCGGGCGTGACCTCGCCCCCGAACTCCTGGCCCTGACCAGCGAAACCGATGCCCTTATACGTGCCCAGCTTGCCATCAAGCTGTCCTCCATCAACCTTCCGGATACCGATGCCGCACTGGCCAAGCTGCTCGCTTCCGGTGCCGGATCCAATCTGCTCGCACGAGAAGGTGCTATGACCGGTCTTCGGGGGCGCGAAGATGCCTTTGCCAAACTCGTAGCCGAGCTGGCCACCAATGATAACAAGGCCAGCACCTCCCCCGTTCTGGAACTGCTGGGCAATCTGATCGCCATGGCCAATAAGGCTCAGCCTTTTGAAAACGCCCTCACCCTGGCCGCATCCCTGCCGAAAGGCAGCGCCGCCCAGGCCATTCTTGTAAAAGGACTTTCCGCGACCACCAGCGGCTCCTCCAAGTCTGCCGTGAAAGCAAAAATGCTCTGGCTGGACAAGGAACCAGAATCTCTGGCCGTGCTCAAAAAGTTGCTCTCCACCCGCAGCGCCTCTCATTTTGCCAGCATCGACAGCCGCCTCGCCTGGGAAGGCAAACCCGGCGCTCCCAAACCACCTAAAATCGTTCCTCTTAACGAAGCTCAGCAGGCACGTTTTGAAAAAGGAAAGGTCATCTATGCCGGTCTCTGCGCCGCCTGCCACCAGCCTCACGGCTATGGCCTTGATGGCCTGGCCCCACCTCTCGTGGACAGCGAATGGGTGCTCGGCAAGCCGGAGTTCGCCACCCGCATCGTCCTTCACGGCCTCGCCGGTCCGGTCAGGGTCAGCGGCCGCACCTGGAACCTCGCCATGCCCCCTCTGCCCCATCTGACCGATGATGACATCGCCAGCGTCGTCACCTACCTCCGTCGCGAATGGGAACACAACGCCTCCCCGGTCGAGCCGAAAGACGTCACCAAGCTGCGCGCCCAATACAAAGACCGCGTCGGCATGTGGACCTCCGAGGAGCTGAATCCACCGAAGAAAAAGTAG
- a CDS encoding PEP-CTERM sorting domain-containing protein → MVFSSQQNQPFAQPRKASKRALLAVFFCVLTCITGHAQTLNLISADITYSIQGDYTPSGSPAENINYGSTLNLLTQPNFEFSVSPWGGSMAVDFDFVGGSSTGFSFSFLGLSGFGIGNSASYDVSAATSFNYSILFELDSAALLDLGMSYTGYTNSMAYSPLSPGRDASVTFEYFGTNGWEVLASHDGTSYITQAVDFYQTVGPGTYRLSGTGLAHAGVLDANSSVNISPAPVPEPSALLLLGITGWLVVNRRSRSSKYHA, encoded by the coding sequence ATGGTGTTTTCTTCTCAGCAGAATCAGCCCTTCGCTCAGCCAAGGAAGGCGAGCAAACGTGCGTTGTTAGCCGTCTTTTTCTGTGTACTCACTTGCATCACGGGGCATGCTCAGACGCTCAATTTGATCAGTGCTGATATCACCTATAGCATTCAAGGCGACTACACTCCTTCGGGATCGCCTGCTGAAAATATCAATTATGGCAGCACCTTGAATCTTCTGACTCAGCCTAACTTTGAATTTTCAGTTTCACCCTGGGGCGGTAGCATGGCCGTAGATTTTGACTTCGTAGGGGGCTCATCCACCGGTTTTTCGTTTAGCTTTCTGGGTCTATCTGGATTCGGAATTGGGAATTCAGCCTCCTATGATGTCTCGGCTGCCACCAGCTTCAATTACTCCATTCTATTTGAACTGGATTCCGCAGCACTGCTGGATTTAGGCATGAGCTACACAGGGTATACCAATTCTATGGCCTATTCTCCCCTCAGTCCGGGCAGAGACGCTTCGGTAACATTCGAATACTTCGGAACGAACGGGTGGGAAGTTTTGGCCTCTCATGACGGAACCTCATACATTACCCAAGCCGTGGACTTTTACCAGACCGTCGGCCCGGGCACTTACCGGCTTAGTGGCACTGGCCTTGCCCATGCAGGCGTTCTCGATGCGAATTCCAGCGTCAATATCTCCCCTGCACCCGTGCCTGAGCCTAGTGCGCTGCTGCTTCTGGGAATCACTGGCTGGCTAGTCGTGAACCGACGCAGCCGTTCCAGCAAATACCATGCATAA